From Zingiber officinale cultivar Zhangliang chromosome 5B, Zo_v1.1, whole genome shotgun sequence, the proteins below share one genomic window:
- the LOC121985995 gene encoding cation/H(+) antiporter 19-like — MATTGNTGCPAPPPVTSNGSWDGDNPLHHALPLIILQICLVVVVTRSLAFLLRPLRQPRVIAEIIGGILLGPSALGRSSRFMDNVFPKRSLTVLDTLANIGLIFFLFLVGLELDLRTVRRTGKGALCIAVAGITLPFVLGVGTSVVFHSTIAKGARYGPFLVFMGVALSITAFPVLARILAELKLLTTDLGRTAMAAAAVNDVAAWILLALAIALSGSGSPIVTLWVLLAGLAFVAVAAFFVRPVLAWMVRRSHNEGTIKESYICATLVIVLAAGFTTDAIGIHALFGAFVIGVVVPKDGPFAGVLIEKIEDLVSSLFLPLYFVSSGLKTNVASISGARSWALCALVIINACLGKIIGTIVASLISKVPVREAVTLGFLMNTKGLVELIVLNIGRDRKVLNDETFAIMVLMALFTTFITTPIVMTIYKPARRAPPYKHRLVERGDMDSEFRMLACFHGSRNIPTIISVVESSRGTGRRRLTVYAMHLMELSERSSSISMVHKVRRNGLPFWNKASGNSDQVVVAFETYRQLSSVTVRPLTAISDLETIHEDIVASAQQKRAALIVLPFHKVQQMNGGLESIGHAYRLVNQRVLQHAPCSVAVLVDRGLGGTTQVASSEISYTVAVLFFGGADDREALAYGARMGEHPGIALTVLRFCPAAANPEDIKQDEACIAKFRAILESSTEAERSARFEEAEAADSAGIIAAIKRLGRFHLFLVGRSSSAVPLAEKSDCPELGPVGGYLASSEFSTITSVLVIQRYGSMVGASTLV; from the exons ATGGCGACGACGGGCAATACTGGGTGCCCGGCGCCGCCACCTGTGACCTCGAATGGGTCATGGGACGGCGACAATCCCCTCCACCACGCGCTGCCGCTCATCATCCTGCAGATCTGCCTGGTGGTCGTCGTCACTCGCAGCCTCGCCTTCCTCCTCCGCCCCCTCCGCCAGCCTCGCGTCATCGCCGAGATCATC GGTGGAATCTTACTTGGGCCGTCGGCTTTGGGCCGTAGCTCGAGGTTCATGGACAATGTTTTCCCCAAGCGGAGCTTGACGGTGCTGGACACCCTCGCCAACATCggcctcatcttcttcctcttcctcgtcggCCTCGAGCTCGACCTCCGAACCGTCCGCCGCACCGGAAAGGGCGCCCTCTGCATCGCAGTCGCTGGCATTACCCTCCCGTTCGTCCTCGGCGTCGGCACCTCCGTCGTGTTCCACTCTACCATCGCCAAGGGAGCCCGCTATGGCCCCTTCCTCGTCTTCATGGGTGTCGCCCTCTCCATCACTGCTTTTCCCGTCCTTGCCCGCATCCTCGCGGAGCTCAAGCTCCTCACCACCGACCTCGGGCGCACGGCCATGGCCGCTGCTGCCGTCAACGACGTCGCGGCCTGGATCCTCCTCGCCCTCGCCATCGCCCTCTCCGGCTCTGGCTCCCCAATCGTCACCCTTTGGGTTCTGCTCGCCGGACTGGCCTTTGTAGCCGTCGCAGCCTTCTTCGTCCGACCGGTTCTCGCCTGGATGGTCCGCCGTTCCCACAACGAGGGAACCATAAAAGAGTCCTACATCTGCGCCACCCTCGTCATCGTCCTCGCGGCGGGATTCACCACCGACGCGATCGGCATCCATGCCCTCTTCGGGGCCTTCGTGATAGGCGTGGTCGTGCCCAAAGACGGGCCTTTCGCTGGTGTGCTAATCGAGAAGATAGAGGATCTCGTATCCAGCCTCTTCCTTCCTCTCTATTTCGTCTCCAGCGGCCTCAAGACCAACGTCGCCAGTATCAGCGGCGCGCGTTCCTGGGCTCTCTGCGCCCTCGTCATCATCAACGCCTGCCTCGGCAAGATCATTGGCACCATTGTCGCCTCCCTCATCTCGAAGGTTCCCGTCCGAGAAGCCGTCACGCTTGGCTTCCTCATGAACACTAAAGGCCTTGTCGAACTCATCGTCCTCAACATCGGCAGAGATCGCAAG GTGCTGAATGACGAGACGTTCGCCATCATGGTGCTAATGGCACTGTTcaccaccttcatcaccaccCCTATCGTTATGACCATCTACAAGCCGGCTCGGCGAGCGCCTCCATACAAGCACCGGTTAGTGGAGAGGGGCGACATGGACAGCGAGTTCCGTATGCTCGCCTGCTTCCACGGCAGCCGCAATATTCCCACGATCATCAGCGTGGTGGAGTCCTCCCGCGGCACTGGCCGCCGCCGCCTGACTGTATACGCCATGCACCTCATGGAGCTCTCCGAGCGCTCTTCCTCAATCTCCATGGTCCACAAAGTCCGCCGCAATGGTCTCCCCTTCTGGAACAAGGCCAGCGGTAACTCCGACCAGGTGGTGGTCGCCTTCGAGACTTACCGCCAGCTTAGCTCCGTCACCGTTCGTCCCCTCACGGCCATTTCAGACCTCGAAACCATCCACGAAGACATCGTTGCCAGCGCTCAGCAGAAGCGCGCCGCTCTCATCGTCCTGCCCTTCCACAAGGTGCAGCAGATGAACGGCGGGCTCGAGTCCATTGGCCACGCCTACCGCCTTGTCAATCAGCGAGTCCTCCAGCATGCCCCTTGCTCCGTTGCCGTCCTCGTGGATCGAGGCCTCGGTGGCACCACTCAGGTCGCCTCCAGCGAGATCTCCTATACTGTCGCGGTCCTCTTCTTTGGTGGCGCCGATGACCGTGAGGCACTCGCCTACGGCGCGCGCATGGGGGAGCACCCGGGGATCGCCCTTACGGTCCTCCGCTTCTGCCCCGCGGCTGCAAATCCAGAAGACATCAAACAAGACGAGGCGTGCATAGCCAAGTTCAGGGCTATCTTGGAGTCCTCCACAGAGGCGGAGCGGTCGGCCAGGTTCGAGGAAGCGGAGGCGGCCGACAGTGCCGGGATTATAGCGGCCATCAAGCGCCTTGGGCGGTTCCACCTGTTCCTCGTGGGCCGCTCTTCTTCGGCGGTTCCGCTGGCGGAGAAGAGCGATTGCCCGGAGCTGGGCCCTGTAGGTGGCTACCTAGCCTCGTCAGAGTTCTCAACCATTACGTCGGTTCTGGTAATACAACGATACGGTTCCATGGTCGGAGCTTCGACTCTGGTGTAG
- the LOC121985994 gene encoding TPR repeat-containing thioredoxin TTL1-like, with the protein MEEEHGKKVSGCGLSVLYNSFFRRGTADPNLSHLQSSSAPQSTRVSPVDPKRRRSTFDEEFMLESTNAPNVRATPAPSMPKAAASGGGYVKASGRPAPGGRKPGPLGLSGELDSLIHDHQRSKGSSTLVRASSGNVMVFGNLGNIRAPGATTPNRNVLDYLPKTAKEKDGEKEATRDRPRPNAGSVAPPSTNEEDEEEEDAQPPEVLCRALSKRLEPEELKEMGNEEYKNGRYAEAVALYDRAIVMDPHKASYWSNKAAALMAMGQLLKAVAECKEAVRIDPSYGRAHRRLATLYLRLGEAEKAIHHFKLAKREANSQDIAQAYRLQGHLSQSVEARKKRDWHSMLKEARAAVASGADADPQILGANVEALLALGKQEEAESTLDSAVKFDIDASAKFFGPSRTAYLLSVRAQVQMAAGRFDEAVAIAQKAAQLDPSSREGNAIARKTRAVASARSAGNDLFKASKVNEASVAYSEGLDHDPQNAILLCNRAACRVKLGQWEKAIEDCNAALIMRPSYAKARLRRADCNAKLERWEASVQDYEALVQQLPGDEEVGKALAEAQQQLKKPKGQDHNKFANNFTNVTSKDQFKRLITAPGVCVSLSFNNLSELPGQTIPFMERMSKKYPSVNFLKLEIDEHPSLRDYGCSVPVFTIYKDGSMVRDMDGLDQEQLETLLASFVR; encoded by the exons aTGGAGGAGGAGCACGGGAAGAAGGTCTCCGGGTGCGGCCTTTCCGTCCTCTATAACAGCTTCTTCCGCCGCGGGACAGCGGACCCGAATTTGAGCCACCTGCAGTCGTCGTCGGCCCCTCAGAGCACCAGGGTCTCCCCGGTCGACCCCAAGCGGCGCCGCTCCACGTTTGATGAGGAATTCATGTTGGAGTCGACCAACGCACCCAATGTCCGTGCCACGCCGGCTCCTTCCATGCCCAAGGCCGCCGCCTCCGGCGGTGGCTACGTCAAGGCCTCCGGCCGCCCGGCGCCGGGCGGCAGAAAACCTGGTCCACTGGGCTTGTCTGGGGAACTCGACAGCTTGATCCACGACCATCAGCGGAGCAAAGGAAGCAGCACCCTCGTCCGCGCCTCCTCCGGCAACGTCATGGTCTTCGGCAACCTCGGCAACATACGCGCCCCCGGCGCCACCACGCCCAACCGCAACGTCCTCGACTATTTGCCGAAGACGGCTAAGGAGAAGGACGGGGAGAAGGAGGCTACTAGGGATAGGCCCCGGCCCAACGCCGGCTCCGTGGCCCCTCCAAGCACCaacgaggaagatgaagaggaagaggaTGCTCAGCCGCCCGAGGTGCTCTGCCGCGCTCTGTCCAAGAGGCTGGAACCGGAGGAGCTGAAGGAGATGGGCAACGAGGAGTACAAGAACGGGAGGTACGCGGAGGCAGTGGCGCTATACGACCGCGCCATCGTGATGGACCCTCACAAGGCGTCGTACTGGAGCAACAAGGCGGCGGCGCTGATGGCCATGGGGCAGCTCCTCAAGGCCGTCGCGGAATGCAAGGAGGCGGTGAGAATAGACCCGTCTTATGGCCGGGCGCACCGCCGTTTGGCCACCTTGTACCTCAG ATTAGGGGAAGCCGAGAAGGCGATCCATCACTTCAAATTGGCAAAAAGAGAGGCGAATTCCCAGGACATTGCGCAAGCCTATCGACTGCAAGGCCATCTCTCCCAGAGCGTAGAAGCCCGCAAGAAAAGAGACTGGCACTCGATGCTGAAGGAAGCGCGAGCGGCTGTGGCTTCTGGTGCTGACGCAGATCCGCAG ATCTTGGGTGCCAACGTGGAGGCTCTGCTTGCACTCGGCAAGCAGGAAGAGGCAGAGAGCACGCTAGATTCTGCGGTCAAGTTCGACATCGATGCCTCTGCCAAGTTCTTTGGTCCTTCCAGAACCGCTTACCTGCTGTCAGTGAGAGCACAAGTTCAAATGGCTGCTGGCAG GTTCGACGAGGCGGTTGCGATAGCCCAGAAAGCTGCGCAGCTCGACCCGAGCAGTAGGGAAGGCAACGCCATAGCACGCAAGACGAGGGCAGTAGCGTCTGCTCGTTCGGCAGGCAACGATCTCTTCAAGGCATCGAAGGTTAACGAAGCTTCTGTGGCCTACAGCGAAGGCCTTGATCATGACCCCCAGAATGCAATTCTACTCTGTAACCGAGCGGCGTGCCGAGTGAAGCTTGGCCAGTGGGAGAAGGCCATCGAAGACTGCAatgcagcactaatcatgcgccCTTCCTACGCCAAAGCTCGTCTTAGACGAGCTGACTGCAATGCCAAG CTTGAGAGATGGGAAGCATCGGTGCAAGATTATGAAGCTTTGGTTCAACAGCTTCCAGGAGATGAGGAGGTGGGCAAGGCCTTGGCCGAGGCACAACAGCAGCTCAAGAAACCGAAAGGCCAAGATCATAATAAATTTGCCAACAATTTTACCAATGTCACGAGCAAAGATCAATTCAAACGTCTCATTACTGCACCAG GGGTGTGTGTTTCCTTATCTTTCAACAATCTAAGTGAGCTTCCAGGGCAGACAATTCCTTTCATGGAGAGAATGTCCAAGAAATATCCTAGTGTTAACTTTCTCAAG TTGGAGATCGATGAGCACCCATCCTTGAGGGACTACGGTTGCTCTGTGCCGGTGTTTACGATCTACAAGGACGGATCCATGGTCAGGGACATGGATGGGCTCGACCAGGAACAGCTTGAGACCTTGCTAGCATCCTTTGTCAGGTAA